atattcctttTCTTGAAAATTATAATCCAGACAATCACTTCTAATCTCTAACCGCCGCCATCTtcctttcccttcctctctctcTCCATCTCACTCCCCCTCaggacacgttcataaacttAACCTCATACATATCACGTTCATAATAATCCTTCATTCccacataacaacataaatagcctatatacgtcccactgctgggcacaggcctcccctcaatcaaccggagggggtatggagcatacaccacgctgctccactgcgggttggtggaggtgtttttacggctaataaccgagaccaacggcttaacgtgccctccgaagcacggaatcatcttacattttcagacaatcggtgattcaagcctgtaaagtccttaccaaacaaaggacagtctcacaaagtgatttagacaatgtccctatagggaatcgaccccggacctccagatcgtgagcctagcgctctaaccactagaccaggaAGGCTGTTGCCCAGATAAATAACGAAATAAATTATTGCAGACTGACCCGGCGACAGCGTATCATTCAGCGAAACAGAACAGAGCGATTGTCTGACCTGATGGACTGGAGAAACCTCGGCATTGTAAGttctttttgtatatttttgacTGAGTATTTTTTTGAAGACCTGACAGcggacagcagtaactgtcagtactattcagaggcggaggacaggagtcctaatacgcctttgtaatagactactctgggcgccatcccacttgcgtcagatagagtactgcggaaggcaagagggaaaccactgccctattttcccctaaaaaagtagcatggaaaatgctgcaccgacaagagcgtggctcttaaattgatgatttttttgaagaaacatattttataaacgATTTATGAATTTAGATACACATACGTAACTTCcggtacctatatttttatttatttttacaaaagtaCGTTTTTTTCACAAtactttcatcatcaccagcccattaacgtccccattgctggggcacgggccttcccttggatggatagggagatcgggccttaaaccatcacgcgggcccagtgcggattgatggttattaacgactgctaatgcagccgggaccaacggcttatcgtgccttccgaagcacggaggagctcgagatgaaaactttttttttgtggtcataggattcatcatcatcatcatcagcccattaacgtccccactgctggggcacgggccttccctatggatagatagggagatcgggccttaaaccatcacgcgggcccagtgcggattgatggttattaacgactgctaacgcagccgggaccaacggcttaacgtgccttccgaagcacggaggagctcgagatgaaaactttttttttgtggtcacccatccaatgaccggcctttgcgaaagttgctttacttcaacaatcgcagaccgagcgcgttaaccgctgcgccaccgagctcctccacataGTTATCtcatagtacatacatacataaactcacgcctatttcccatcggggtaaacagagactatagaattgggtcgtgtactagttccaagataaattataaaagtctaattactaaataaagactgatttaggactaacaaaaaacatttgcttttatctatttaacatatttttgaattttaatcaagaaaaacgtaataataagtcagacattttatcacgtttttctgtgacgtcacactgtgctatttcatacaagttccatagtaatttcgtgttttgacgtttagtaaaaagtaactgatttgactagttggaaactagcctattccatttgcttcgatcctgacacacttctcttgcttcctccacattcatcaatcgcttcatacacgcacgccggttcagagtagtatCTCATAGTtatgttacaaaataataatatatattttttttttttatataatatatgttatgtgtgtgttgttgtgttgcttctatgctgttctgggagcaaataaaaaacatagaaaacgttcagctgcttgtcttcccgggcatgtcgtaaaaacctacagagggattgtgtcatctaacatgatggactaattttatgggcgataggctgatcccttatcaccataaggtacatcatatccagcttacgacatcgtatcaacagtggctgcaagttgtctttgattacttgtggctctgcccaccccatttgggattacgggcgtgagtttatgtatgtatgtatgttacaaaattttattatttttatgtctcTCATCGTTCTCTCGCAGTATTACCGCCAGGCGCGCGCCAACGCCCTGAAGATGGTGTATCCTGACTACGTGGACCACATGGACCGCGAGCTCGGCAAGCAGTTCAACTACCCGCGCCCCATCTCCGAGCCACCCAGCCCTACGCATTCCAGtgagtagttaaacaaaaactttacaaaaaaggttattataaagttagtgattatttagaagatatgaatgcatgggattaactgtctgagaactgatattaggcagctaaattactcaattgtatatcaatattttatgatttttttttaattttttttttaaagaacgtctagtgccctgtgccgaggtttttcttgcagcttcttttccccggctatacaggttgtgagaagctgcagtagttttaggcggatgagacgttcgttatgtaaaaattgacgattcaaagtgtaactatgttaccaactgaataaagatatttttgaatttgaatttgagtacaTCCATTCTCACTCTCTTCAATCAatgaatcaatcaatcaatcatttatttgtaagaacacaaagttaaagatcttattctaagtaaaacaaataaataaataaataaataaataaaacagtgcatgtattcaacctgcaagcaggtgtgcaaatatttatacatatacctaattatattattattaagacttaTTCCTAGTTAAAGAATTCGTtgacactataaaaacacatatgtaATAACAATTTCGTTAAATCATGCTTAAATTCTATCATATTTAATTCCTTTAAATTTTCAGGTAAATTGTTAAAAATTATGACACACatgttataaacattttttttataaatatacgcaCGACAAGGAGGCTGGTATAGTACGTTCGCGTATTGTCTTCTAAGTTGTcttgtacttacttcattacattttttgaaataatgtttttgtgattttacaaaaatgcaggcatctttatttaagagctgtgctcttctaggtggagtaatcgccattactccatagatagggcgtgtagaacggtggttgccccaatcgccttccgttccgcagtacaccgaccaatttctcaatcggtgatgttctagctagagccctaccagaatccatttcctcggcctccaaccagtactgataccgctgctgtccGGTATCAGGGAGACATCCATCGAAagaatactaaaaaaaaaatagtggtcgccatggccgaaatcggtcggcgatcatcatcaatcaataaaaaaatatgtaaaaccaAATTCATACTGTATATGAATTATGAATACTGTAAATATTAACGAAATTAATAAGGTAAACACAAGTACCTTATTaacaaaatgaataaattaaacacAACACACAATTGTGACgtgatagaaaaacgtgataaaatgtcggacttattattgcgtttttcttgatcaaaattcataaataggaaCTTTAGGACGACTAGACATCGGCGGGCATTTcgtccttatgttgtggatatttctccaatccgcactaaacaagaaacaagaaacatttattgagaagctgtgtaggtacatacatgcaggtgtcaaacattataaaattgtctcaacagcatgtccatgtcggacgtacaatattacaaataatgtcagtattgagcatcaaggaattaagtaagtacctaataattagtcacattataaacatttgtcaattttaaatatcattgttgttgaaaatattcattcaagtcataaaattccatatcaactagccaattttttagacgttttttaaatgtcttaccttcaaacaattttatttcggtgGGTAAGTGATTGAAAATTCGAACGGctgatacaaatacacttttataTAATACTGAACCGTTTGATGATGGAAGataaaagttatataaatatttggaaCGTAAGTTTTCCCTAACTGAacatttctctataaaatattCCTTGTGATTTTTTACAAATGTACAAATTTCCAAAATGTAAATACATGTCAAGGTTAGTAGGTTGTtagttttaaatacatttctGAGTGATTCAATTTGGTACTTTCTATAAATTATCCATATACATCGCTTctgcaaaataaatattgatttgaCGTTTACAGAATTGCCCCAAAAAATTATTCCGTATGACAGTATGGGATAAACAGTGCCATAGTAAGCACTTATTGTGACCGacattttgcctcttcctttttgatgcaaaCAGCGAAGGACTGGAActtgtctgccgtcgtctgttattccaactcgttataatctgggagtcttcaaggatagagtgaataggcattagCTAGGAAAGCGAGATCCACCCTAGACtaaatcgtcacttaccataGGTGATATTGTGGACAAACGCGAACctattttataaagaaaataataagttaaatagaaaaaaagagagtgtgtttcgtcagttttagatctgtctttatttagttataagaatttcataatttatctttgacgtagGATACTACCCATTTCGCAGGGGGAGCAAAACCTATGGGGTGTTTCCAATAAACTTTGAAATCATGCAAATTTCCAactttactttatattttctttatttttacatttccatTGCATTCTGTAGTCCTTCTACTCGACCACGCCGCCACCTCCTACCGAATTGAGACAAAAGAAACAGTCGACAAACATATGCAAACCGACGAGGACAAATTTGACGATGCGAAACATATTGAACACAAAGGTGACACAACAAAAACCGAACACAAAAATGGCTATAAAAATTCTGAACACAAATATGACTACAAAAATTCTGAACACAAAATTGACATTCAAAAGAAGAACGCAATAAACGTTCAGAAATCGTTAGAGATTTTGGAGATAACCGACGTGGCGGAAGACACAGGGGTGGAAGTGAGTTTCGAGAGGAAAAGTTGGGGGGAGGATGATGGGAGGGAGTGCGAGGAGCATTACAGGACTCCCAGCGACTACCTGCAGCCGCTGACGGAGGCGGTGACCGACCAGATCGACCAGCTCATCTGCAAACTCAACGAATGCCACCAGGCATATAATTAGGTCACACTTTCTATACATTCTCAGGGTGGTAGCACTGAGTATCAAATTGTAGGTTAGCTTTTTAAGAGTGGTATCACTGATTTTCAAAATAGCAATGATTTTTAACCACTCACAGACCACCACACACACAGGCCACTCTCAGTATAGACCCTCTCACCAGTCAGTATACTTGGTGGATGACGAAGGGAGTGCGAGGAGCATTACAGAGGCGGTGGCCGACCAGATCGATCGTCATTAGGAAAATAATTGGGTCACACTTTCTTTGCAATCTTAAGGTGGTAGCACTGATTTTTAGTAGTTTTAGCATTTTCAGGATGGTATCACTGATTTTTTAACTGTAGGTTAGCTTTTTTAAGGTGGTAGTGATGATTTTTAAACTGTTGGTAAGCATTTTCAGGGTGGTAGCACTGGTTTTTCCTTTATAACGTTttgattttgtgtttttaagaACGTTTTGGACACGTAGAACGGATGAAGgttaataggattacgaaagcggtatataaggcgaaggttgttggtagggcaGGCGGAGGAAGACCTAAagggacgtacattgaccaaattgaagatgtccttagaaaaggttcagtacgatctactctgaaccggcgtgcgtgtatgaaacgatcgatgaatttggaggaagcaagagaagtgtgtcaggatcgaagcaaatggaattccatagtctctgcttacccggtgggaacttggcatgagtttatgtttgttaagaGCGTTTTGGACGTTTGCTTCGTTTGCAGCCGCTGACGTCTGGCCAATCTCCACTTAATACTCGTGATAACCCCGGCCAAATCAtgaatttaatgtttttttttcttcaccaGAATGCACGACCCCAGCAGCATCAGTGCACGGgtctgatgatgaagatgaagtGGATGAGGAAAACGAATTGGCAGAACTGAGGATCCAGTGAGACaaggtataaaaaaaatatagtttttttttaatcatcgagaattgtagtacagtcatgagcaatataatgtacccactttaggactctgtcgcactaacatatttgacatttagtgagatgtacagttcaatttgtcaaaaaagttaatgtggcatggtaccaaagtgtatacatattaatgctcgtgaccgtacgtggaTCTTAGATCAAGAGTTCTCTAGTCGTCGTCATATTGTATAATCACGCGTGTATTCCTGCCAGGGTGGGCAGAG
This region of Pectinophora gossypiella chromosome 28, ilPecGoss1.1, whole genome shotgun sequence genomic DNA includes:
- the LOC126379282 gene encoding uncharacterized protein LOC126379282 is translated as MQTDEDKFDDAKHIEHKGDTTKTEHKNGYKNSEHKYDYKNSEHKIDIQKKNAINVQKSLEILEITDVAEDTGVEVSFERKSWGEDDGRECEEHYRTPSDYLQPLTEAVTDQIDQLICKLNECHQAYN